Genomic DNA from Methylocystis sp. MJC1:
TCTCCTTGAGCTGGGCGGCGCTCATCTCGCCCAAGCCTTTGAAGCGGTTGGTCTCAACCTTGCCCTTGCCGGTGAGCACGGTGCGGATCAGCTCGTCGCGATGGGCGTCGTCGCGCGCATAGACCGTTTTCGCCCCTTGCGTGAGCTTATAGAGCGGCGGCTGCGCCAAATAGAGATGGCCGTTCTCGATGAGCCGCGGCATCTGCCGGTAGAAAAAGGTGATGAGCAGCGAGGCGATATGGGCGCCGTCGACGTCGGCGTCGGTCATCACAATGACCTTCTCGTAGCGAAGCTCCTCCTCGCGATAATGCGCGCCGAGACCACAGCCCAGCGCCTGCGTCAAATCGGCGAGCTGCTGATTGGCGAGAAGCTTGTCCTTCGTCGCCGAAGCGACGTTGAGGATTTTGCCGCGCAGAGGGAGAATGGCCTGCATGACGCGATTGCGGCCCTCTTTCGCCGAGCCGCCGGCCGAGTCGCCTTCGACGATGAAGAGCTCGGAGCCTTCCGCCGAATTATTGGTGCAGTCGACGAGCTTGCCCGGCAGGCGCAATTTGCGCGTTGCGGTCTTGCGGGCGACGTCCTTCTCGGCCTTGCGGCGTAGCCGTTCCTCGGCGCGCGTCACCGCGAAGTCGAGGAGCTTATTGGCCTGCGTCGGCGCGGCGGCGAGCCAATGGTCGAAGGCGTCGCGCAGCGTTCCCTCGACGATGCGCGCGCCATCGGCGCTCATCAGCCGGTTCTTGGTCTGGCCCTGAAACTGCGGGTCGCGGATGAAGATCGAGATCATCGCCGCGGCCTGGCCCATCAGATCGTCGGCGGTCACGTCCTTGAAGCGCTTCGCCTGATTGGTGCGGTCCGCGTGATCTTTCAGCGCCTTCAACAGCGCATTTCGCAGCCCCGCCTCATGCGTGCCGCCGTCCGGCGTCCACACCGTGTTGCAGTAGGAATGGATGAAGCCGTCGTCCTCGGCGAACCAGGCGACCGCCCATTCGAGCGAGCCATGCCCCCCTTCGCGCGTCACCTTGCCGGAGAAGGGCTGGTCGGTGACGAGCTCCTTGTCATGCGTCTCGCGGGCGAGATAGTCCTTCAACCCGCCGGGGAAGCACAGCACCGTCTCGGGGGGAACATCCGAGCCCGGCTCGATCAGCGAGGGATCGCAGCGCCAGCGGATTTCCACGCCGCCGTAGAGATAGGCCTTGGAGCGCGCCATGCGGAAGAGCCGCGCCGGCTTCCAATGGGCGCTGGCGTCGAAAATCTGGGCGTCCGGCTTGAAGCGCACGCGCGTGCCGCGGCGATTGTTGATCTTGCCGACATTGACGAGCTTGCCCAGCGGCAGACCGCGCGAGAACTCCATGCGGTAGAGCTGCTGCTCGCGCGCGACCTCGACTTCGACCTTCTCGGACAGCGCGTTCACCACCGACACGCCGACGCCGTGCAGACCGCCGGAGGTCTGATAGGCGCCGGAATCGAATTTGCCGCCCGCATGGAGGACGGTCATGACGACCTCCAGCGCGGATTTGTCCTTCATCTTAGGATGCGGGCCGATCGGAATGCCACGGCCATTGTCGTTGACCGTCAGCCAGCCATCGGGCTCCAGCGTCACCTCGATAAAGGTGGCGTAGCCGGCGACGGCCTCGTCCATGGCGTTGTCGAGCACCTCGGCGAAGAGGTGGTGCAGCGCGGTCTCGTCCGTGCCGCCGATATACATGCCGGGGCGCCGGCGGACGGGCTCCAGCCCCTCGAGCACCTCGATGGAGCCGGCGTCATATTCCGCGGGGGTCGGTTTCGCGGCGGGTTTGGGCGCGGGCGCCTTGCGCGGCGCGCCGCCGAAAAGATCAGGTTTCGTGGCCATGCCGCCATCTTAGCGCGATTCGGAAGGCGATGCGCGAGGCTCCAGCCAAAGGCCGTCGGTCAACAGCCGCGCTTACGCCGATTTGGCGGGGCGTGAGCCGCCAACAGCCAGTTCCTCCAGATTCGGGAAGGCGCCGAGCGGCTTGGGGCGGCTGACGAGATAACCTTGGATCTCGTCGCAGCCCAGGCTCTTGAGCGTGCGCAACTGCGCCTCAGTCTCGATTCCCTCGGCCGTCGTCCTGACACCGAGCTCCCGCGCCAGCCCGGTAATGGCGCGGATGATCGACGCTGTTTCTGGATTTTTGTCGGCCTCCTGAACGAAGGACCTGTCGATCTTGATCCGGTCGACGGGAAAAACCCGTAAATGCGACAAGGCGGAAAATCCTGTGCCGAAGTCGTCGAGGGCGATCGATATGCCAAGGCGCCGCAAGTCGTTCAGGCAGGCGAGCGTAGCGCTGTTCTCCAGAAAAAGCGCCGACTCGGTGATTTCGAGCTCGAGCCGGCGCGGGGAGAATTGACTTTCGCCAACGATCTTGGCGACCTCCAACGCAAAGCCGGGCTTGAGCAATTGCGTCGGCGAGAGATTGACGGCGATGCGAAGCGGGTAAGGAAGCGATGCGCCGCGTGTGCAGGCCTCCTTCAAAACCCAGGCGCCGATGTCGCCGATCAGCCCCATCCGTTCGGCAATATCGAGAAACAGCGGCGGGCTCAGCAATCCGTGGCCTGGCCGACGCCAGCGCAGCAGCGCCTCGAAGCCGGCGAGCTCGGCCCCGGCAAGATCGACGATCGGCTGGAAATAAAGTTCGAATTCCTGACGGGCGAGCGCCAGCTTGAGATCTTGCTCCAACTGCCAGCGAGAAGCGAAACGGGCTTCGATCTCGGCGTCGAAAAAGCAGAATCGCCTGCGGCCGGCCAGCTTTGCCTCATAGAGCGCGAGGTCGGCCTTTTTCATCAGATCAGGAAGAGCCAGGCCGTCCTGCGGCGCGCGCGCGACGCCGATGCTGGCGCCGATGGAGGTGAAGACCCCGAAGCCGAAATCGACCGGCTCGCTAGCCGCCGCGATCAGCCGGCGGGCGAGCGCCTCTACATCCTGCTGCTTTGAGGCGGCTTGCTGGAGCACCACGAATTCATCGCCGCCAATTCTGGCGAGATACTCTCCGGAGCGCAGCACGCCCGAAATCCGCTTGGCGATGATTTGCAGCGCCGTGTCGCCGGCTTGATGACCGAGCGTGTCGTTGATGTTTTTAAAGCCGTCGAGATCGATCCAATGGATCGCGAGGCAGGAGTCGTTCTTGACGGCCGCCGACACCGCCTCGCGCCCGCGCTTTTCGAACGCCGCGCGATTGGCGACCCCCGTCAGGCCGTCGAAATAAGCCAGGCGATGGATGCTCGCCTTGCGCTCCTCCTGCTCCAGAGCGATGGCGCAGAGATTGATGCAGGCCTCCACAATCGTGCGTTCGATCGCGCTCGGGCCACGGCAGGTGCGGTAATAGAAAGCAAAAGCGCCGATGACCCGGCCATCAGAAGCGCGGATGGGCGACGACCAGCAGGCGCGCAGCCCGATCGGCAGGGCCAGGTCCTTGAAGTCGGCCCAGAGCGGATCAGTGGCGATGTCCGTCACCTCGACGGATTTCCCGAAATAGGCGGCCGTGCCGCAGGACCCGACCGACGGACCGATGAGCAGGCCGTTGATCGCGGCGGAGTAATCCGCCGGAAGGCTGGGCGCAGCCTGCACATGGAGCCTTCCCAGAGAGTCCACGGAAAGAATGGAACAGATGACGCCCGGCGCCAGCTGCTCGGCCTGAAGGCAGAGCCGGCTCATGATCGTCTTCACGGGCAAGTCGCGCGCGACACCTTCCAGCGCCGCGTGCTGAATCGCTTTCAGCCCGAGCATGGAAGGCTTCTTGCACCCGCTGCAATCCATGTCCGCCACATCCATGAAGCGCGTCCCGTGCCAGTCTGAAATCAGATGAATTGTCCCTCGTTCGCGATGCGTCTTGCGACAAAACACTTGATAGTTGCGCTGTTATCGAGATTGCGCGGAAAAGATTAATAAAGCTTAGCCGTAAATCTATGAATACATTGGGGGCGTCGCCCATTTACGCCCCCGCAAGCTCGCCTCGGTAGGGTTCCAGCTCCTTTTCCCTGGAGACGCCATGTCCCCGTTCACCATCGTCATCTGCGTCGATCACGCCTTTGTCAGCGGCGGCCAATCCAAGGTCGCGATCGAAAGCGCGTTAGGTCTCAAGGCCGCCGGCGCCCGGGTGATTTTCTTTTCCGCCTGCGGCCCGGTCGATCCGCGCCTAGAGGCGGCGGGCGTCGAAACCGTCTGCCTCAGCCAGCATGACATTCTCGGCAACCCCTCCCGCCTCGACGCGGCCCGGCAGGGGATCTGGAATTTCAAAGCCTCGAAGGCGCTCGCCGAGACATTGAGCGCGCTTTCGGGGGACCGGGCGATCGTTCATGTGCATGGCTGGGCGAAGGCGCTGTCGCCGTCGATCGCCAAGCCCATACAAGCGAGCGGCTTGCCGGCCGTCTATACGATGCACGAGTTCTTTCTGAACTGCCCCAATGGCGGCTTCTATAATTTCCAGAAAAACGAAGTCTGCCCCCTGCACCCCATGTCCTTGGCCTGCTTGAGGACAAATTGCGACTCGCGCAACTATCCGTTCAAACTCTGGCGCAGCGCCCGCCAGTTCGTCGCCGAGCATGTTGCGCATCTTGCGCAAACCTTCTCGGACATTCTGCTGCTCTCCGACCTGCAGGAGAAAGTGCTCGCCTCCTGTCTGCCGCCTGGCGCGGCCATCCATCGCGTGACCAATCCGGTGGAAGCCGAGCCGCTCGGCCATAAGGCGGACCAGACAGAAGGCGACTTCCTTTTCGTCGGCCGGCTTTCAGCCGAAAAAGGAGCGTTTCTCTTCGCCGAAGCGGCCCGGCGCGCGGGCGTGACGCCGATTTTCATCGGAGACGGGCCAATCACCGACGAGCTTGCCGCGCGCTATCCGCAGGCCCGACTCCTGGGCTGGCGCCCTCCGGCGGAAGCGCGCGCGGCGATGCGTGCGGCACGCGTCCTGGTTTTCCCGTCGCTCTGGTACGAGACCTTCGGTCTCACCGCGCTGGAAGCCAAGGCCATGGGCACGCCGACGATCGTCGCCGATGGCTGCGCGGCGCGAGAGGCGGTGGAGCATGGCGTGACGGGATTGTGGTTCAAGAGCGGCGATGTGCAGTCTCTTGCGTCCGCCATTCGGGAATTGGGAAACGATGCGGTGGTCGCGCAAATGTCGGACAACGCCTATGACGCTTATTGGTCGTCGCCGGCGACGCTGGAGCGCCATGTCGCGGAAACCCTTGCGGTCTATGACCGGATGCTTGCGCGCGAGACCGAATAGCGCATCGACGCAGGCCCCTTCCTGCGGTAAGACCGTTTTCCGCTCGAACAGCTCGCATAGGGCTTTTGTCATTCCCCGCGGGCGAATAGTCCGAGCGGGAATCCTTAAGCCAAAATAGCGCGGGCTGCTCTGGATTCCCGATCGCTCGCTTCGCGAACGTCGGGAATGACACAGGGAACCACATGAAGCGCCGCCTCGCCTTTCTCGCCGCCGCCATTCTTCTCGCGGCGCCCGCACACGCGGAAAAACTGCGCCTCGCCTTGCAGAAGACCGGCACGAGCGGCTGGGAGATGGCGGTCGTGAAGGCTTTCGGCCTCGACAAGGCGGCAGGACTAGAGCTCGAGGTGACGGAGCTGGCCTCGCCGGAGGCCGGCAAGATCGCCATCCAAGGCGGAAGCGCGGATATCATCGTCTCGGACTGGCTCTGGGTCGCGCGCGAGCGCGCCCAAGGCGCGAAGCTCACGCTTTACCCTTACTCCTCCGGGGTCGGCGCGGTAATGACGCGGGACGCGTCGATCAAAAGTGTGAAAGACCTTATCGGCAAAAAAATCGGCGTCGCCGGCGGGCCTTTGGATAAAAGCTGGCTGATGCTCGAAGCCTTCGCGCTGAAACAAGGCGTCGATCTCGCGAAAAGCGCCACCATCCTTTATGGCGCGCCGCCGCTCATCGCCGAAAAGGCGCTGCAGGGCGAAATCGACGCGGCGCTGGAGTTTTGGAATTTCGCCGCCGATCTCGAAGGCAAGGGTTTGGCGCGCGCGATCGACATCGTCGATGTGGAGAAGGCGCTCGGCGCCAAAGGCAATGTCGTCATCACCGGCTATGTGTTCGACGAGGCGTTCGCGTCGAAGAACAAAGGCGCGCTGACCCGATTTTTCGCGATGGCGGGCAAAGCCAAAGCGCTCATCGCCACGGACGACAAAGCCTGGGCGGCGGCGGCAAGCCGCATCGGCCAGAAGGACGCCGCGACGCTCGACATCTACCGCAAGCGCTATGTCGCGGGAATCCCCAAGCGACCGATCGCGGAGGAGGAGAAGGACGCCGCCGCGCTCTACAAAGTGCTGGCCGAAACCGGGGGCGAGAAGCTCGTCGGCCCCGGCAAGACCCTCGCGCCGGGAACCTTCTACAAAGGCCTCGAGGCCGCCGCGCGTTGATCCGCCTCATATCGCTCGCGACGCTTCTCGGCCTCTGGCAGATCGGCGCATGGCTCTCGGAGCCGCGCCGCTTGCCCGGGCCGGCGCTCGTATTCGAGACGATCATGGAGGAAGCGCGTTCGGGCGCGCTGTTTTCCAATCTCGCCATCACGCTCGCGCGCGTGATCTCGGCCTTCGTTCTCGCCATGAGCCTCGGCGCGGCGATCGGTTATCTGATGGGCCGCAACAGGATCGCCGACCGTCTGCTCGACCCGTGGCTCGTCGCGCTGCTCAATCTGCCGGCGCTGGTCGTAATCGTATTGGCCTATGTCTGGGCGGGGTTGACGGAGGCCGCCGCCATCGGCGCCGTGGCGCTGAACAAGCTGCCGAACGCCGTCGTCGTGATCCGCGAAGGCGCCCGCGCGCTCGATCCGCAGCTCGAGGAAATGGCGCAGGCCTTCAAGTTTTCGCCGCCCACGCGATTGCGGCATGTCGTCCTGCCGCAGCTTGCGCCCTATTTCGCCGCCGCGACGCGCTCGGGCCTCTCGCTCGTTTGGAAAATCGTGCTCGTCGTCGAACTGCTGGGGCGCTCCAACGGCGTGGGTTTCGAGATCAATATGGCGTTTCAGCAATTCGACATGAAGCTGCTGTTCGCCTACGCTCTTCCCTTCGTCGGCCTCATGCTCGCCGTCGAAACCTTTCTGGTGCAGCCTCTTGAACGACATGTCGCCCGCTGGCGGCGCGGCGGCGCTCGACGTCGCGATCGCGCATAAGGATCATAGGAGCGCCGACGGGCGGCCGCTGCGCGCGCTCGACGATCTGCGCCTGACGCTGCCGATCGGACAGGCGGGCGCCCTCGTCGGGCCGTCCGGCTGCGGCAAGACGACCCTGCTGCGGCTGATCGCCGGGCTCGACCATGATTATGCCGGCCATATTCACCTGCCCGCCCATGGCCGGCTCGGCATGGTGTTTCAGGAACCTCGCCTGCTGCCCTGGCGCAGCGTCGCCGACAATATCCGCATCGCCGCGCCGGAGGCGACGGAGGACGCGATCGCCGCGCTGCTCGACGAACTTTCGCTCGCCGAACATGCGACGCATTATCCGGGCGAATTGTCGCTTGGCCTGGCGCGGCGCGTGGCGCTCGCGCGAGCGCTCGCCCTGGAACCCGACCTTCTCATCCTCGACGAGCCGCTCGTGTCGCTCGACGCCGCGCTCGCGCGGGCGCTTCGCGACAAGATCGCGGCGCTGATCGACGAGAAGCGCATCACGACGCTGATCGTCACCCATGACCTCGCGGAGGCGATCGCGCTCGCGGACCGGATTTTCCTGCTCTCGCCACGCCCGGCCCGCGTCGTCGCGACGCTCGATATTGCGACGCCGCGCGGGCGGCTTAGCAAGGAAGCGGCCGAGACGCTGGAGGCGCAGGCGCGCGAGGCCTTGGCCGCGACGCGACGCAAGACTTCATAGCCTGCGAAAGTGGAGGTGATACGCCCCCTCCCTGCCCCTCCCCCGGGACGGCTATCGTTACGCCGTCCACTCTTTACGCAGGATGGCGTACTGCATCGTGTTCTCGAATATTGCTGCGCCTTCGTCATCGGTCACGAAGGATACGAACTCTTTAAACAACCCCTCCCTCCGCATCCCCAATCTTTCGCACAAGCGCTGCGAGGCGAGGTTATCTTCTTCCACATAGGCGTAGAGACGCCGGGCTCGCTTCACCGTGAACAAGTAATCGAAGAGCGCCCGCGCGGCTTCGGAGGCGTAACCGGCGCCGCCGAAATCCGCGTTGAAATTCCACCCCACTGAATATGTGTCGGGAGGCTCGTGGACACAGAACAGGTCGCCGATCAGCCTGTCGACGCTCCGCAAGCACACAGCGATATGCTCATCACTGCGACTGCGGGCCTCCATTTCCACTTGCGCAGCGTCGAGATCTGCGAGTCTGAGAGAGGCGAAACAATTCGACCTTGGTTGGCGCAAATAGGTAAACAGATCGGCGGCGTCGCCCTGCCTGAAATTTCTCAAAATCAGTCGGTCGGTTTCGATAACGTCCATTCGAACTTCCTGTCAGGTTTCATTCTTCCTTCCCCCATAAACGGCGTCGACCGCGGCAATAGCGTCGGCGCCCGCTTTTGGCCGTTCACCCAGGCATCGACCATGTCGGCCCACTCCTGGAGCATATTCACGATTAGCACTGTGGATGAAGGCCGCGATCAACCCCCTCTCACGCGAAGCGGGGGAGGGTCGGGGAGGGGGCCTCTCAGCCCTGAACGACCGGCGACATTGCGGATTGGTTTAGACCGGGGACATCCCTGAATTAGTGTCACGGTTCCATCGCGGAGCGCAGCCGAGCACGCGGCGGAGCGAAGCGGTGGAACGACGCGCGGTCGAGTACGCCGAGATCTCGGCCGCAGAAACGAACTTATATAGCCGCCATTTTCGGCGACGCCGACCAGCTCTCCCGTCAGCGCCTCGCCGACGAACACGGTCTCGCCGCGCCACTTGATCGCGCCCGCCGATCGGACCCGGCGCACCTCATGGTCCGCGCCATGCCAAGGCTCCCCGATCCTCGCGGCGGCAGGGCGCGATGCGGTAGCGCGGGCGGCTTTTGCCCGAGCGCCTCGTGCGGGCGCTCCTCGTTATAGACGCGACGGAACAGGTCGAAGCGCGCCTGCTGCTCGATCCAGTTGCCCGCCGGAGGCTCTCGCGGCGCCGCCGCCAAACGTAAAACGTCTCGCGACTGACGCCGTAGCGGCGACACAGATCCGAAACCGCATATGCGCCCGTATCAAAATCCCGGAACAACGAAATCCGTTCTTCCACGACCCCATCAGCTATCTCGCCGGTTCATACCGCCTGCTTCCCTGTTTACCGTTGACTTCGCCTTCCGAAACATCGGAGGTAGAAGCCGGTTGGTAAGCAGGGAGACGCCATGACGCTCGTTCAGAGCCGACGCAGGGAGGCGGTCCGGACAGAAGCGCCCGGCCCCGTGCTCGTCGTCACCGGCATGAAGCGTGAGGCGGCCTGCGCGATGGGGGACGGCGTCGTCGTCCTTTGCAGCGGCGCCAGCGTCACGCGCCTGCGCGTCGAGCTCGACGGGCTAAATGGACAGCGCTTCTCGGCGATTGTGAGCTTCGGTCTCGCCGGCGGGCTCGATTACGCGCTGCGCCCGGGCGATATCGTCGTCGCGGACACTGTCGTTTCCGGCGCGGCGCGCCATGAGACGCATGGCCACCTCTCCAGCGCATTGTCGGAAGCCGTCGCCGCCGCGGGCTGCAAAGCCGTTCCGGGCGCGATCGTGGGCGTCGATGTACCGGCCATGGATAGGATGAGCAAGGCGTCGCTGCGCGAATCAACGCGCGCCCATGCCGTCGACATGGAATCCCACCTCGCCGCCGAATACGCCCGCGACTGGAGAATCCCCTTTGTCGCGCTGCGCGCCATCAGCGATCCGGCTTCCCGCGCCCTGCCGCCGCTCGCCGCCAAGGCGCTGACGCCCGAGGGCGACGTCGACGGAAAAATTGTGGCGCGCGAACTGCTCCGCGCGCCACGTCAAATCGGCGAATTGATCCTCGCGGGCCTCGATTCCCGCGCGGCCTTCGGCTCCTTAGGCCGCTGTGGACCGCTTCTCGGACCGCTCGCGCGCCTCATGCTCGCGGATCTCTGAGAGCCGGGCGATATTCTCGTCATAGACATATTCGGCCGGGCGCTGGTTCT
This window encodes:
- a CDS encoding phosphorylase, giving the protein MTLVQSRRREAVRTEAPGPVLVVTGMKREAACAMGDGVVVLCSGASVTRLRVELDGLNGQRFSAIVSFGLAGGLDYALRPGDIVVADTVVSGAARHETHGHLSSALSEAVAAAGCKAVPGAIVGVDVPAMDRMSKASLRESTRAHAVDMESHLAAEYARDWRIPFVALRAISDPASRALPPLAAKALTPEGDVDGKIVARELLRAPRQIGELILAGLDSRAAFGSLGRCGPLLGPLARLMLADL
- a CDS encoding transposase — protein: MEERISLFRDFDTGAYAVSDLCRRYGVSRETFYVWRRRRESLRRATGSSSRRASTCSVASITRSARTRRSGKSRPRYRIAPCRREDRGALAWRGP
- a CDS encoding ABC transporter ATP-binding protein → MSPAGGAAALDVAIAHKDHRSADGRPLRALDDLRLTLPIGQAGALVGPSGCGKTTLLRLIAGLDHDYAGHIHLPAHGRLGMVFQEPRLLPWRSVADNIRIAAPEATEDAIAALLDELSLAEHATHYPGELSLGLARRVALARALALEPDLLILDEPLVSLDAALARALRDKIAALIDEKRITTLIVTHDLAEAIALADRIFLLSPRPARVVATLDIATPRGRLSKEAAETLEAQAREALAATRRKTS
- a CDS encoding ABC transporter substrate-binding protein; protein product: MKRRLAFLAAAILLAAPAHAEKLRLALQKTGTSGWEMAVVKAFGLDKAAGLELEVTELASPEAGKIAIQGGSADIIVSDWLWVARERAQGAKLTLYPYSSGVGAVMTRDASIKSVKDLIGKKIGVAGGPLDKSWLMLEAFALKQGVDLAKSATILYGAPPLIAEKALQGEIDAALEFWNFAADLEGKGLARAIDIVDVEKALGAKGNVVITGYVFDEAFASKNKGALTRFFAMAGKAKALIATDDKAWAAAASRIGQKDAATLDIYRKRYVAGIPKRPIAEEEKDAAALYKVLAETGGEKLVGPGKTLAPGTFYKGLEAAAR
- a CDS encoding ABC transporter permease → MIRLISLATLLGLWQIGAWLSEPRRLPGPALVFETIMEEARSGALFSNLAITLARVISAFVLAMSLGAAIGYLMGRNRIADRLLDPWLVALLNLPALVVIVLAYVWAGLTEAAAIGAVALNKLPNAVVVIREGARALDPQLEEMAQAFKFSPPTRLRHVVLPQLAPYFAAATRSGLSLVWKIVLVVELLGRSNGVGFEINMAFQQFDMKLLFAYALPFVGLMLAVETFLVQPLERHVARWRRGGARRRDRA
- a CDS encoding glycosyltransferase family 4 protein gives rise to the protein MSPFTIVICVDHAFVSGGQSKVAIESALGLKAAGARVIFFSACGPVDPRLEAAGVETVCLSQHDILGNPSRLDAARQGIWNFKASKALAETLSALSGDRAIVHVHGWAKALSPSIAKPIQASGLPAVYTMHEFFLNCPNGGFYNFQKNEVCPLHPMSLACLRTNCDSRNYPFKLWRSARQFVAEHVAHLAQTFSDILLLSDLQEKVLASCLPPGAAIHRVTNPVEAEPLGHKADQTEGDFLFVGRLSAEKGAFLFAEAARRAGVTPIFIGDGPITDELAARYPQARLLGWRPPAEARAAMRAARVLVFPSLWYETFGLTALEAKAMGTPTIVADGCAAREAVEHGVTGLWFKSGDVQSLASAIRELGNDAVVAQMSDNAYDAYWSSPATLERHVAETLAVYDRMLARETE
- the parE gene encoding DNA topoisomerase IV subunit B — translated: MATKPDLFGGAPRKAPAPKPAAKPTPAEYDAGSIEVLEGLEPVRRRPGMYIGGTDETALHHLFAEVLDNAMDEAVAGYATFIEVTLEPDGWLTVNDNGRGIPIGPHPKMKDKSALEVVMTVLHAGGKFDSGAYQTSGGLHGVGVSVVNALSEKVEVEVAREQQLYRMEFSRGLPLGKLVNVGKINNRRGTRVRFKPDAQIFDASAHWKPARLFRMARSKAYLYGGVEIRWRCDPSLIEPGSDVPPETVLCFPGGLKDYLARETHDKELVTDQPFSGKVTREGGHGSLEWAVAWFAEDDGFIHSYCNTVWTPDGGTHEAGLRNALLKALKDHADRTNQAKRFKDVTADDLMGQAAAMISIFIRDPQFQGQTKNRLMSADGARIVEGTLRDAFDHWLAAAPTQANKLLDFAVTRAEERLRRKAEKDVARKTATRKLRLPGKLVDCTNNSAEGSELFIVEGDSAGGSAKEGRNRVMQAILPLRGKILNVASATKDKLLANQQLADLTQALGCGLGAHYREEELRYEKVIVMTDADVDGAHIASLLITFFYRQMPRLIENGHLYLAQPPLYKLTQGAKTVYARDDAHRDELIRTVLTGKGKVETNRFKGLGEMSAAQLKETTMDPTKRTLLKVILVGEEREEVADCVERLMGNKPEARFAFIQEKAAFATELLDI
- a CDS encoding putative bifunctional diguanylate cyclase/phosphodiesterase, encoding MLGLKAIQHAALEGVARDLPVKTIMSRLCLQAEQLAPGVICSILSVDSLGRLHVQAAPSLPADYSAAINGLLIGPSVGSCGTAAYFGKSVEVTDIATDPLWADFKDLALPIGLRACWSSPIRASDGRVIGAFAFYYRTCRGPSAIERTIVEACINLCAIALEQEERKASIHRLAYFDGLTGVANRAAFEKRGREAVSAAVKNDSCLAIHWIDLDGFKNINDTLGHQAGDTALQIIAKRISGVLRSGEYLARIGGDEFVVLQQAASKQQDVEALARRLIAAASEPVDFGFGVFTSIGASIGVARAPQDGLALPDLMKKADLALYEAKLAGRRRFCFFDAEIEARFASRWQLEQDLKLALARQEFELYFQPIVDLAGAELAGFEALLRWRRPGHGLLSPPLFLDIAERMGLIGDIGAWVLKEACTRGASLPYPLRIAVNLSPTQLLKPGFALEVAKIVGESQFSPRRLELEITESALFLENSATLACLNDLRRLGISIALDDFGTGFSALSHLRVFPVDRIKIDRSFVQEADKNPETASIIRAITGLARELGVRTTAEGIETEAQLRTLKSLGCDEIQGYLVSRPKPLGAFPNLEELAVGGSRPAKSA
- a CDS encoding GNAT family N-acetyltransferase: MDVIETDRLILRNFRQGDAADLFTYLRQPRSNCFASLRLADLDAAQVEMEARSRSDEHIAVCLRSVDRLIGDLFCVHEPPDTYSVGWNFNADFGGAGYASEAARALFDYLFTVKRARRLYAYVEEDNLASQRLCERLGMRREGLFKEFVSFVTDDEGAAIFENTMQYAILRKEWTA